From Pseudomonas fluorescens, one genomic window encodes:
- a CDS encoding zinc-dependent alcohol dehydrogenase family protein, with amino-acid sequence MSRTIRFHKFGPAEVLKCEEHAAAQPAPGEVQVRVEAIGVSWYDTLWRQNLASSHARLPSGIGQEMAGVVTALGDGVDDLAIGDRVASFPAQSPNDYPVYGEQIVLPRTSVTRYPDVLSPIEAAVHYTPLLIAYFALVDLARVKPGQFALVTDASHCAGPSFVQLGKALGVRVIAATKSADEREYLRSLGAEKVIVTEEQDLLMQINKLTDNRGVDVVFDGLGGPQMSLLGDVLAPRGSLVLYGLQGGNQTPFPACAAFQKNIQFFVHCIGNFTGKPELGIAQDPVAMQRALREINQLTADRVLLPLKTRVFPFAEFVEAHRYMDECPCRERVALQIEPA; translated from the coding sequence ATGTCCCGCACGATCCGTTTTCACAAGTTTGGTCCTGCCGAGGTGCTCAAGTGCGAAGAGCATGCGGCCGCTCAGCCGGCACCCGGTGAAGTACAGGTGCGTGTCGAGGCGATTGGCGTCAGCTGGTACGACACCCTGTGGCGGCAGAACCTGGCATCGTCCCATGCCCGACTGCCCTCCGGCATTGGCCAGGAAATGGCTGGCGTGGTCACCGCGCTCGGCGATGGCGTCGACGACCTGGCGATTGGTGACCGGGTAGCCAGTTTCCCGGCGCAAAGCCCCAACGATTACCCCGTGTACGGTGAGCAAATCGTGCTGCCGCGTACCTCCGTGACCCGCTATCCCGACGTGCTGAGCCCGATCGAGGCCGCGGTGCACTACACGCCGCTGCTGATCGCTTATTTCGCGCTGGTCGATCTGGCCCGGGTCAAACCGGGGCAATTTGCCCTGGTCACTGATGCCAGCCACTGCGCCGGACCTTCGTTCGTGCAATTGGGCAAGGCCCTGGGTGTGCGGGTGATTGCCGCGACCAAGAGCGCTGACGAGCGTGAGTACCTGCGTTCGCTGGGTGCAGAGAAGGTGATTGTCACCGAAGAGCAGGACCTGCTGATGCAGATCAACAAGCTCACCGACAACCGCGGTGTCGATGTGGTATTCGACGGTCTCGGCGGCCCGCAGATGTCGCTGCTGGGCGACGTCCTGGCGCCTCGCGGCAGCCTGGTGTTGTATGGCCTGCAAGGCGGCAACCAGACACCGTTTCCGGCCTGTGCGGCGTTCCAGAAGAACATTCAGTTCTTTGTGCACTGCATCGGTAACTTCACCGGCAAGCCGGAGTTGGGAATTGCTCAGGACCCGGTGGCCATGCAGCGTGCCCTGCGCGAGATCAACCAATTGACCGCCGACCGCGTGCTATTGCCGCTCAAGACCCGGGTGTTTCCATTTGCCGAGTTTGTCGAGGCACACCGCTACATGGACGAATGCCCATGCCGAGAGCGCGTGGCGCTGCAGATCGAACCGGCCTGA
- a CDS encoding LysR family transcriptional regulator — protein MNRNDLRRVDLNLLIVFETLMHERSVTRAAEKLFLGQPAISAALSRLRSLFDDPLFVRTGRSMEPSARAVEIFALLSPALDSISTAVSRAAEFDPATSTSVFRIGLSDDVEFALLPMLLKRLRAESPGIVLVVRRVNYILMPGLLASGEISIGVSYTTDLPANAKRKVLRRSQPKLLRADTVPGPLSLDDYCARPHALVSFAGDLSGFIDEELEKLGRKRHVVLAVPQFNGLSTLLAGTDIVATVPDYTAEALTAAGGVRAEDPPLPTRSFELHMAWRGSQDNDPGERWLRSRIQMFFGDPDSL, from the coding sequence ATGAATCGTAATGACCTGCGTCGTGTCGACCTGAACCTGTTGATCGTGTTTGAAACCCTGATGCATGAACGCAGCGTGACCCGCGCCGCGGAGAAGCTGTTTCTCGGTCAACCGGCCATCAGCGCGGCCCTCTCACGCCTGCGCAGCCTGTTCGACGACCCGCTGTTCGTGCGCACCGGACGCAGCATGGAACCGTCCGCCCGCGCCGTGGAAATCTTCGCCCTGCTGTCCCCGGCCCTCGACTCGATTTCCACTGCGGTCAGCCGCGCCGCCGAATTCGACCCGGCCACCAGCACCTCGGTGTTTCGCATCGGCCTGTCCGACGACGTCGAATTCGCCCTGCTGCCGATGCTGCTCAAGCGCCTGCGCGCCGAATCGCCGGGCATTGTGCTGGTGGTGCGCCGGGTCAATTACATCCTGATGCCAGGCCTGCTGGCCTCCGGCGAAATCTCCATCGGCGTCAGTTACACCACCGACCTGCCGGCCAACGCCAAGCGCAAGGTGCTGCGCCGCAGCCAGCCCAAACTGCTGCGCGCCGACACCGTCCCCGGCCCCCTGAGCCTGGACGACTACTGCGCCCGCCCCCACGCCTTGGTGTCGTTCGCCGGCGACCTCAGTGGCTTCATCGATGAAGAGCTGGAAAAACTCGGGCGCAAACGCCACGTGGTACTGGCCGTCCCACAGTTCAACGGCCTGAGCACCCTGCTCGCCGGCACCGACATCGTCGCCACCGTCCCCGACTACACCGCCGAAGCCCTCACCGCCGCCGGCGGCGTACGTGCCGAGGATCCGCCGCTGCCGACCCGTAGCTTTGAGCTGCATATGGCGTGGCGGGGGTCGCAGGATAATGATCCGGGGGAGAGATGGTTGAGGTCGCGGATTCAGATGTTTTTTGGGGATCCAGATAGCCTCTAA
- a CDS encoding IclR family transcriptional regulator produces MSEETGKGGVRSVQLAFDVLERVAGADGEIGVSELAAQLNTTKGSVFRHLKTLVERGYLSQNPQTSRYRLGIQAFVLGRVAASGIDLLSASTDAIRDLREELGLTVVLSALQGRRLVVVDTQLGKSSLEIGVRTGTELQLHCNAQGKVALAFSRQLNVEQVMTAGLAAITLHTVTDPKVLQHQVSEARRQGWAAAIEEETLGVSALAAPILGINAELIGTLALVATVQYISRDIHPDQVRALKTAALRASWNLGFKGEFLTD; encoded by the coding sequence ATGAGTGAAGAAACCGGGAAGGGCGGCGTCAGGTCGGTGCAACTGGCGTTCGATGTGCTGGAACGCGTGGCCGGTGCCGACGGCGAAATCGGTGTCAGCGAGCTGGCGGCCCAATTGAATACCACCAAGGGCTCGGTATTCCGCCACCTGAAAACCCTGGTCGAGCGCGGCTACCTGAGCCAGAACCCACAGACATCGCGCTATCGCCTGGGGATCCAGGCGTTTGTGCTGGGACGCGTGGCAGCCAGTGGTATCGACCTGCTCAGCGCCTCGACCGACGCCATTCGCGACTTGCGTGAAGAATTGGGCCTGACGGTGGTGCTGTCGGCACTGCAAGGGCGCCGCCTTGTAGTGGTCGACACGCAACTGGGCAAGTCATCTCTGGAGATCGGCGTACGCACCGGCACCGAATTGCAGTTGCACTGCAATGCCCAGGGCAAGGTCGCACTGGCGTTCTCCCGACAATTGAATGTCGAGCAGGTCATGACGGCGGGATTGGCGGCCATCACCTTGCACACCGTCACGGACCCCAAGGTGCTGCAGCATCAGGTCAGCGAGGCGCGCCGCCAGGGCTGGGCAGCCGCGATAGAAGAGGAGACGCTGGGGGTGTCGGCGCTGGCAGCGCCAATTCTGGGGATCAACGCCGAACTGATTGGCACCCTCGCACTTGTGGCGACGGTGCAGTACATATCCAGAGACATCCATCCGGATCAGGTGCGCGCATTGAAGACGGCGGCATTGCGCGCGTCTTGGAACCTGGGGTTCAAAGGGGAGTTTTTGACTGATTGA
- a CDS encoding aminotransferase produces MNAQGSALAQRDIAYHLHPQTNLRLHEQVGPLVIERGEGIYVFDENGQRYIEGMSGLWCATLGFSQPRLADAAHAQMLKLPYQQTFAHRSHGPAADLAAELIAHAPAGLEKVVFQSSGSEAVDTAIKFVRYYHTAIGKPGKHRLIARQRSYHGTTLAAASLTGLPNMHKGWGEPLADVIHVRCPHLYRQGEPGETEEAFATRLAEELEQTILQAGPETIGAFFAEPIMGTGGVIVPPTGYFAKVQAVLRKYEILMIADEVICGFGRTGHYWGSEAVGIEPDMLTCAKGLSAAFQPISALLVSDRIYQVIADQSQALGGLGHGYTYGGHPVAAAVALETLRLYDELDIVAHVREVAPAFQAGLRALADHPLVGEVRGIGLMAALEFVADKHSREPFAAELKIAQQVSTVLQRNGILLRALGDTLVLAPPLIVDADQIQTILKAVAQALDEVHAGVRP; encoded by the coding sequence ATGAATGCCCAAGGCTCGGCACTGGCCCAGCGTGATATCGCCTACCACCTTCATCCCCAGACCAACCTGCGGCTGCATGAGCAGGTCGGCCCGTTGGTGATCGAGCGTGGCGAAGGCATCTACGTGTTTGACGAAAACGGCCAGCGCTATATCGAGGGCATGTCCGGGCTGTGGTGCGCCACCCTGGGTTTCAGCCAGCCACGCCTGGCCGATGCCGCCCATGCGCAGATGCTCAAGCTGCCCTATCAGCAGACCTTCGCCCACCGCAGCCACGGTCCGGCCGCCGACCTTGCCGCCGAGTTGATTGCCCATGCCCCGGCGGGGCTGGAGAAGGTGGTGTTCCAGAGCTCCGGCTCCGAGGCCGTCGATACCGCGATCAAGTTCGTGCGCTATTACCACACCGCGATCGGCAAGCCGGGCAAGCATCGGCTGATCGCTCGCCAGCGCAGCTACCACGGCACCACCCTTGCCGCTGCCAGCCTCACCGGGTTGCCGAACATGCATAAAGGCTGGGGCGAGCCGCTGGCGGATGTGATCCACGTGCGCTGCCCGCACCTGTACCGCCAGGGCGAGCCTGGGGAGACCGAAGAAGCCTTCGCCACACGCCTGGCCGAGGAGCTTGAGCAAACCATCCTGCAAGCAGGCCCCGAGACCATCGGCGCGTTCTTCGCCGAACCGATCATGGGCACCGGCGGCGTGATCGTGCCGCCGACCGGGTACTTCGCCAAAGTTCAGGCGGTACTGCGCAAGTACGAGATCCTGATGATCGCCGACGAAGTCATCTGCGGGTTTGGACGTACCGGCCATTACTGGGGTAGCGAGGCGGTGGGCATCGAGCCCGATATGCTCACCTGCGCCAAAGGCCTGTCGGCTGCGTTTCAACCGATCTCCGCCCTGCTGGTCAGCGACCGCATCTACCAGGTCATTGCCGACCAGAGCCAGGCCCTCGGCGGCCTCGGCCACGGCTACACCTACGGCGGCCACCCGGTGGCGGCGGCCGTGGCGCTGGAAACCCTGCGCCTTTACGACGAACTGGACATCGTCGCCCATGTGCGCGAAGTGGCTCCGGCGTTCCAGGCCGGCCTGCGCGCGCTGGCTGATCATCCGCTGGTGGGTGAGGTACGCGGCATCGGCCTGATGGCAGCCCTGGAATTCGTTGCCGACAAGCACAGCCGCGAGCCGTTCGCCGCTGAACTGAAGATCGCCCAGCAGGTCAGCACGGTGCTGCAACGCAACGGCATCCTGCTGCGCGCCCTGGGAGACACCCTGGTCTTGGCGCCGCCGCTGATCGTCGATGCCGACCAGATCCAGACTATTCTCAAGGCTGTGGCCCAGGCACTGGATGAAGTCCATGCAGGTGTGCGGCCATGA
- a CDS encoding ABC transporter ATP-binding protein: protein MPLPQDPIAAPASASTVVRFDGVYKTYDERSWVVDNLDLDIRQGEFLSLLGPSGSGKTTTLMMLAGFDAPDRGRILMDGQDISALPAYKRDMGVVFQSYALFPHMSVAQNVAFPLNLRKVPAAEARTRVSEALALARLEGFEDRRPGQLSGGQQQRVALARALVYRPRILLMDEPLGALDKALREHMQLELKAIHQQLGITFVYVTHDQDEAMTMSDRVAVFNDGKIAQINAPHLLYTRPSSRFVANFLGETNLLDSTVIARTASHAQVRLDEDGSTHEACCADASLAPGDRAALAIRPENLRLAAPGEPSINVQVIDSIFHGAHSRIRLRMARGAQLSMTCNPASLGRAAPQPGETLALAVPAEQAMVLR from the coding sequence ATGCCGCTACCGCAGGACCCTATTGCCGCCCCGGCCAGCGCCTCGACCGTGGTGCGTTTCGACGGCGTGTACAAGACCTACGACGAACGCAGCTGGGTGGTCGACAACCTCGACCTGGACATTCGCCAGGGCGAGTTCCTGTCCCTGCTTGGCCCCAGCGGGTCGGGCAAGACCACCACGCTGATGATGCTGGCCGGTTTCGACGCCCCGGATCGTGGGCGCATCCTCATGGATGGCCAGGACATCAGCGCCCTGCCCGCCTACAAGCGCGACATGGGCGTGGTGTTCCAGAGCTACGCGCTGTTCCCGCACATGAGCGTGGCGCAGAACGTGGCGTTCCCGCTAAACCTGCGTAAGGTACCGGCCGCCGAGGCCCGCACTCGGGTCAGTGAAGCACTGGCCCTGGCGCGTCTTGAGGGTTTCGAGGACCGTCGCCCCGGGCAGTTGTCCGGCGGCCAGCAGCAACGGGTCGCGCTGGCTCGGGCGCTGGTCTATCGCCCACGCATCCTGTTGATGGACGAACCTCTCGGCGCGCTCGACAAGGCGTTGCGCGAACACATGCAACTGGAACTCAAGGCCATCCACCAACAGTTGGGCATCACCTTCGTCTACGTCACCCACGACCAGGACGAAGCGATGACCATGTCCGACCGGGTGGCGGTGTTCAACGACGGCAAAATCGCCCAGATCAACGCGCCGCACCTGCTCTACACGCGGCCCTCGAGCCGCTTTGTGGCCAACTTCCTGGGCGAGACCAACCTGCTCGACAGCACGGTCATCGCCCGAACCGCCAGCCACGCCCAAGTGCGCCTGGATGAAGACGGCAGCACCCATGAAGCCTGCTGCGCCGATGCCAGCCTGGCCCCAGGCGATCGCGCGGCGCTGGCGATTCGTCCGGAAAACCTGCGCCTGGCCGCACCTGGCGAGCCCTCGATCAACGTGCAAGTGATCGACAGCATTTTCCACGGTGCCCACAGCCGCATACGTCTGCGCATGGCCCGAGGTGCGCAACTGTCGATGACCTGCAACCCAGCCAGTCTCGGACGCGCTGCCCCGCAGCCTGGTGAAACCCTGGCCCTGGCAGTGCCGGCGGAACAGGCCATGGTGCTGCGCTGA
- a CDS encoding ABC transporter substrate-binding protein, protein MINRHRFSTLTLCGLALLASGAQARDLTVASWGGAYQDVQRDIFFKPYTQASGNKVVDDSWEGGIGLLRTRAESDDGGWDLVQVEGEDLALGCGEGLFVPLDVSRIGGKANYIPGATSTCGIGNAVYNFVIGYDTSKLKRAPTGWSDFFDTATFPGKRALRQGPKGNLEAALMADGVAPADVYKTLGTPGGVERAFHKLDSIKGQLLFWKAGGQPMQLLASGEVAMTTSYNGRVTNAIRQDHKPFGLVWNQSLQTMDSWAILANSPNVDKAYGLLKVMGDGENQKRWPALQPTGITSLKGIADTDPAVMVDSPSAPQNSANVLVLDDHFWVDRIDELNAKWTAWAAK, encoded by the coding sequence ATGATCAATCGTCACCGCTTCAGCACCCTCACCCTCTGCGGGCTCGCCCTGCTCGCCAGCGGCGCCCAGGCCCGCGACCTGACCGTTGCCTCCTGGGGCGGTGCCTATCAGGACGTGCAACGGGACATCTTCTTCAAGCCGTACACCCAGGCCAGCGGCAATAAAGTCGTCGACGACAGTTGGGAAGGCGGCATCGGACTGCTGCGCACCCGTGCCGAAAGCGACGACGGCGGCTGGGACCTGGTGCAGGTCGAAGGCGAAGACCTGGCACTGGGCTGTGGCGAAGGCTTGTTCGTGCCACTGGACGTTTCCCGCATCGGCGGCAAGGCCAACTATATCCCCGGCGCCACCAGCACATGCGGCATCGGTAATGCGGTCTACAACTTCGTCATCGGTTACGACACCAGCAAACTCAAGCGTGCGCCGACCGGCTGGAGCGACTTCTTCGACACCGCCACCTTCCCCGGCAAACGTGCTCTGCGCCAGGGCCCCAAAGGCAATCTGGAAGCGGCCCTGATGGCCGACGGCGTGGCCCCGGCCGACGTCTACAAGACCCTCGGCACGCCCGGCGGTGTCGAGCGTGCCTTCCACAAACTCGACAGCATCAAGGGCCAGTTACTGTTCTGGAAGGCCGGCGGTCAGCCGATGCAACTTCTGGCATCCGGCGAGGTGGCGATGACGACCTCCTACAACGGCCGGGTGACCAATGCCATCCGCCAGGACCACAAGCCGTTCGGGCTGGTGTGGAACCAGTCGCTGCAAACGATGGACAGCTGGGCAATCCTCGCCAACTCGCCCAACGTGGACAAGGCCTACGGCCTGCTCAAGGTGATGGGGGACGGCGAGAACCAGAAGCGTTGGCCAGCCCTGCAACCCACTGGCATCACCTCGCTCAAGGGCATCGCCGACACCGACCCGGCGGTAATGGTCGACTCGCCCAGTGCGCCACAGAACAGCGCCAACGTGCTGGTGCTGGATGACCATTTCTGGGTCGACCGCATCGATGAACTGAATGCCAAATGGACCGCCTGGGCGGCCAAGTGA
- a CDS encoding ABC transporter permease: protein MSALAFDNAIPVVARKDRAALWRAYGLLAPLVLFLLLTFVGPIGTLLWRAVADPELTEALPATALAVANWDGTSAPDERLFAPLVKDLRQVQPRELAAAARRLAYEAPALRALLTAARREAAQLDGTAASLQALDPRWLDNATWQTFKRATGPVGSYHLLSAVDLKHDYRDGLVAKEETGLYRAILGRTFGIAAITTLVCVLLAFPLCAFLDKRTPRTRNALLLLILLPFWTSILVRTTAWMVLLQDQGLVNAWLLRLGLVDSPLHLLYNRFGVILALVHVMLPFMVFPLLAAMAGCNRLLVQAAYSMGARPLRVFFQVYLPQVLPGLAAGALMVFIVTLGFYITPALLGGPADQMISFYIAQFTTGTLNWGLASALGLILLVATTLLYLVQAHLARRGHEGAKR from the coding sequence ATGAGTGCTCTCGCCTTCGACAACGCCATCCCGGTGGTGGCGCGCAAGGATCGCGCCGCGCTGTGGCGGGCCTATGGCCTGCTGGCTCCGTTGGTGCTGTTCCTGCTGCTGACCTTCGTCGGCCCCATCGGCACGCTGTTGTGGCGCGCCGTGGCCGATCCGGAACTGACTGAAGCGTTGCCCGCCACGGCCCTGGCGGTTGCCAACTGGGACGGCACCTCGGCGCCGGACGAACGCCTGTTCGCGCCACTGGTGAAGGACCTGCGCCAGGTGCAACCGCGAGAGCTCGCGGCAGCAGCACGACGTCTGGCGTATGAGGCACCGGCACTGCGTGCCCTGTTGACCGCCGCGCGCCGTGAAGCGGCGCAACTGGACGGCACGGCGGCCTCGCTGCAGGCCCTCGATCCGCGCTGGCTGGACAACGCGACGTGGCAGACTTTCAAGCGCGCCACGGGGCCGGTCGGCAGCTATCACCTGCTGTCAGCGGTGGATCTGAAGCACGACTACCGCGATGGTTTGGTGGCCAAAGAGGAAACCGGGCTGTACCGGGCCATTCTCGGGCGCACCTTCGGCATTGCGGCAATCACCACGCTGGTCTGTGTGCTGCTGGCGTTCCCACTGTGCGCCTTCCTCGACAAGCGTACGCCGCGCACCCGCAACGCCTTGCTGCTGTTGATCCTGCTGCCGTTCTGGACCTCGATTCTGGTGCGTACCACTGCCTGGATGGTGTTGTTGCAGGACCAGGGCCTGGTCAACGCCTGGCTGCTGCGCCTGGGCCTGGTCGACAGCCCCTTGCACCTGCTCTACAACCGCTTCGGGGTGATCCTGGCGCTGGTCCACGTGATGCTGCCGTTCATGGTCTTCCCGCTGCTGGCGGCCATGGCCGGCTGTAACCGTTTGCTGGTGCAGGCGGCCTATTCCATGGGCGCGCGGCCATTGCGAGTGTTCTTCCAGGTCTACCTGCCGCAAGTGCTGCCAGGCCTGGCAGCCGGCGCGCTGATGGTGTTCATCGTCACCCTGGGCTTCTACATCACCCCCGCGCTGCTGGGCGGACCTGCCGACCAGATGATCAGCTTCTACATCGCGCAATTCACCACCGGCACCCTCAACTGGGGCCTGGCGTCAGCCCTCGGACTGATTTTGTTGGTAGCCACCACCCTGCTTTATCTGGTCCAGGCGCACCTGGCTCGGCGCGGCCACGAAGGAGCAAAACGATGA
- a CDS encoding ABC transporter permease, with protein MRNPNRGPLAWFGNLSLSLSGVLVLAFLLLPILVVLPLSFSDNRYMSLPLGSFTLHWYEQFFGSSQWLGALANSFAIALTSTALAVLLGGLAALGLRHPSMPGKRVIEVLLIAPMIVPAVIVGVGMYFVFSSAGLTRSYLGLVLAHTTLAVPFVIVNVGAALGGLNQRLLWAAASMGATPWVTLRQVTLPLISPGLVSGALFAFATSLDEVVVTLFLAGPDQRTLPREMFTTAREALSPVLLAAATIMVLFATLLLLLSRSLSRR; from the coding sequence ATCCGCAATCCCAACCGCGGGCCACTGGCGTGGTTCGGCAATTTGAGCCTGTCGCTCAGTGGCGTGCTGGTGCTGGCGTTCCTGCTGCTGCCGATCCTGGTGGTCTTGCCGCTGTCGTTCAGCGACAACCGCTACATGTCGCTGCCGTTGGGCAGCTTCACCTTGCACTGGTACGAGCAGTTTTTCGGCTCCAGCCAATGGCTCGGCGCGCTGGCCAACAGCTTTGCCATCGCCCTGACCAGCACCGCCCTCGCGGTGTTGCTGGGGGGGCTGGCGGCGCTCGGCCTGCGTCACCCTTCGATGCCTGGCAAGCGGGTGATCGAAGTGCTGCTGATCGCGCCGATGATCGTGCCGGCGGTGATCGTCGGGGTCGGCATGTACTTCGTGTTCTCCAGTGCAGGTCTGACCCGCAGCTACCTGGGCCTGGTGCTGGCGCACACGACCCTGGCGGTGCCCTTCGTCATCGTCAACGTCGGTGCTGCGCTCGGCGGCTTGAACCAGCGCCTGTTGTGGGCGGCCGCCAGCATGGGCGCGACACCCTGGGTCACGCTGCGCCAGGTGACCTTGCCGCTGATTTCGCCGGGGCTGGTCTCGGGCGCCCTGTTCGCCTTCGCCACCTCGCTGGACGAAGTGGTGGTGACGCTGTTCCTCGCCGGCCCCGACCAACGCACCCTGCCGCGGGAAATGTTCACCACCGCCCGCGAAGCCCTGAGCCCGGTGCTGCTGGCCGCCGCGACCATCATGGTGCTGTTCGCCACCTTGCTGCTATTGCTCTCGCGCTCTCTATCCCGCCGCTGA
- a CDS encoding MFS transporter has protein sequence MNLISRNTFVSDQDCSLYNRIAWRILPFLFVLYVVAFLDRVNVGFAKLQMAADVGLSDMAFGFGAGVFFLGYCLFEIPSNMMMQRVGARLWIARIMVVWGIISTSMMFVSTPTSFYILRFLLGVAEAGFYPGIVLYLTYWLPSYAQSQGLACLSLGVGFAGVIGGPLSGWIMQTFAGMHGLAGWQWLFLLEGLPAVLLGIVVFFYLDDRPGKVRWLSAAQNAKVVADLDRQRREHEQAGATHTLRSAFRHRALWCLVFVNFALLCGTYGVSFWLPQIIRNLGEQTLLETGLLSAVPFAVGSVCMLLVGKHSDRTRERRWHASLSILAACLGLALSATFHNQPLLCLASLCLAMAGSLSAFNVLWAIPGTLLTGAATGVGIALMTTVGNLGGYASPFMMGWIKQSSGHLEYGLFILAALNLAAALVMARVRSQAGPVAAVGTAG, from the coding sequence ATGAACCTCATTTCCCGCAACACCTTTGTCAGCGACCAGGATTGCTCGCTGTACAACCGCATCGCCTGGCGCATCTTGCCGTTCCTTTTCGTGCTCTACGTCGTGGCCTTCCTCGACCGCGTCAACGTCGGCTTCGCCAAATTGCAGATGGCCGCCGATGTGGGCCTGAGCGACATGGCCTTCGGTTTTGGCGCCGGGGTATTTTTCCTCGGCTACTGCCTGTTCGAGATCCCCAGCAACATGATGATGCAGCGTGTCGGCGCACGCTTGTGGATCGCCCGGATCATGGTGGTCTGGGGCATCATTTCGACCTCGATGATGTTCGTTTCCACCCCCACTTCGTTCTATATCCTGCGTTTCCTGCTCGGGGTGGCCGAAGCCGGTTTCTACCCTGGCATCGTGCTGTACCTGACGTACTGGCTGCCGTCCTATGCGCAATCCCAGGGCCTGGCCTGTCTGAGCCTGGGCGTGGGTTTTGCCGGCGTAATCGGCGGGCCGCTGTCGGGCTGGATCATGCAGACCTTTGCCGGCATGCACGGCCTGGCCGGCTGGCAATGGCTGTTTTTGCTCGAAGGCCTGCCGGCGGTGCTCCTCGGCATCGTGGTGTTCTTCTACCTCGATGACCGCCCCGGCAAGGTGCGCTGGCTGAGCGCCGCACAGAATGCCAAGGTGGTCGCCGACCTCGACCGCCAACGTCGGGAGCACGAGCAGGCGGGTGCCACCCACACCTTGCGTAGCGCCTTCCGCCACCGTGCGTTGTGGTGCCTGGTGTTCGTCAATTTCGCCCTGTTGTGCGGCACCTACGGTGTGTCGTTCTGGCTGCCGCAGATTATCCGCAATCTGGGTGAGCAGACCCTGTTGGAGACCGGCCTGTTGTCGGCTGTGCCGTTCGCCGTGGGCTCGGTGTGCATGCTGCTTGTCGGCAAGCATTCGGACCGTACCCGCGAACGCCGTTGGCACGCCTCGTTGTCGATCCTCGCCGCGTGCCTGGGCCTGGCTCTCAGCGCGACTTTCCACAACCAGCCACTGTTGTGCCTCGCCAGCCTGTGCCTGGCGATGGCCGGCAGCCTCTCGGCATTCAACGTGCTGTGGGCGATCCCCGGCACGCTGCTGACCGGCGCCGCCACCGGAGTCGGTATCGCCCTGATGACCACTGTCGGCAACCTCGGCGGCTACGCCAGCCCGTTCATGATGGGCTGGATAAAGCAGTCCAGTGGTCACCTGGAATACGGCCTGTTTATCCTCGCCGCCCTGAACCTCGCCGCCGCGTTGGTGATGGCCCGGGTGCGCTCCCAGGCTGGGCCCGTGGCCGCTGTTGGCACCGCAGGCTGA
- a CDS encoding class II histone deacetylase, giving the protein MSNSGFFHDEHCFWHSGGLFALTLPVGGWVEPPSGAAHAESPESKRRLKNLVEVSGLGKSLVQRGGEPVSMAQMLKVHTPEYLQRFRQLCANGGGLLDPGAPVGPATYEVARVSAGLVSAAVNQVLQGELDNAYVLSRPPGHHALPDQAMGFCYLNNIAIAIEIAREQFGIERVAVLDWDVHHGNGTQTIYYERDDVLTLSIHQQRAYPRGYTGEHDTGSGAGAGLNVNVPLPPGSGHEAYLHAMQRMVLPALERYRPQLIIVACGYDASGVDPLGRMLLHSDSYRELTRLTREAAERLCDGKLVLVHEGGYAEAYVPFCGLAAIEALSGIRTDVQDPLLAMLESQQPDAQTVAFQKTLIDQLV; this is encoded by the coding sequence ATGAGCAACAGCGGATTTTTTCACGATGAACACTGCTTCTGGCACAGCGGTGGCCTGTTCGCCCTGACCTTGCCCGTGGGTGGCTGGGTCGAACCACCGTCGGGTGCCGCCCACGCCGAATCACCGGAGTCCAAGCGCCGCCTGAAAAACCTGGTGGAAGTCTCGGGCCTGGGCAAGTCGCTGGTGCAGCGCGGCGGCGAGCCGGTGTCCATGGCGCAGATGCTCAAGGTGCACACGCCCGAGTACCTGCAGCGCTTTCGCCAACTGTGCGCCAACGGCGGTGGCCTGCTCGACCCGGGCGCACCGGTCGGCCCGGCCACCTATGAGGTCGCCCGGGTATCGGCAGGTCTGGTCAGTGCGGCCGTCAACCAGGTGCTGCAAGGCGAACTGGACAACGCCTACGTGCTCAGCCGCCCGCCCGGCCACCACGCCCTGCCCGATCAGGCCATGGGTTTCTGCTACCTGAACAACATCGCCATCGCCATCGAGATCGCTCGCGAGCAATTCGGCATCGAGCGTGTGGCGGTGCTCGACTGGGACGTGCACCACGGCAACGGCACCCAGACGATCTACTACGAACGCGACGACGTGTTGACACTGTCGATCCATCAGCAGCGCGCCTACCCCCGCGGCTACACCGGCGAACACGATACCGGCAGCGGTGCTGGAGCCGGGCTCAACGTCAATGTGCCCCTTCCACCAGGCAGCGGCCATGAGGCTTATCTGCACGCCATGCAACGCATGGTGCTGCCGGCGCTGGAGCGTTATCGCCCGCAACTGATCATCGTTGCCTGCGGTTATGACGCCAGCGGCGTCGACCCTCTGGGGCGCATGCTTTTGCACAGCGACAGCTACCGCGAACTGACCCGTCTGACCCGCGAGGCAGCCGAACGCCTGTGCGACGGCAAACTGGTGCTGGTGCACGAAGGCGGTTACGCCGAAGCCTATGTGCCGTTCTGCGGGTTGGCGGCCATCGAGGCGCTCAGTGGCATTCGCACCGACGTGCAGGACCCGTTGCTCGCAATGCTCGAGTCTCAACAACCCGACGCGCAAACCGTCGCCTTTCAGAAAACCCTGATCGACCAACTGGTGTAA